In the Artemia franciscana chromosome 1, ASM3288406v1, whole genome shotgun sequence genome, one interval contains:
- the LOC136024835 gene encoding zinc finger protein 420-like isoform X4 — protein sequence MSQQVKDEFAVGVDTGVNSSSSRYGDDGEHFDYASEKLIENPILERTERMVNVSLDFSEFEETFPDFSEDILSTKDEDVSLVVSPAVSEHLNANVKSSEFQSNILENERIGDASSVNANTLLEAQKYYRRFYRKRHKKDYECNICNKRFPYHSLFEIHQRIHTGKKPFLCDVCKKKFSQLSNLNKHQRVHTGEKPYKCDACQKSFSDSGNLIKHGRVHRDKKKLMCAKTYFLNQVIQKH from the exons caagtCAAAGATGAATTTGCTGTAGGCGTTGACACAGGGGTGAATAGTAGTTCTAGTCGATATGGAGATGATGGAGAACATTTTGATTATGCCAGTGAAAAA ctcatTGAAAATCCGATTTTGGAAAGGACAGAGAGGATGGTAAACGTAAGCTTAGATTTTTCAG AATTTGAAGAAACATTCCCAGATTTTAGTGAAGATATTTTATCAACCAAAGATGAAGATGTTTCTTTGGTGGTTTCTCCTGCCGTATCTGAGCATCTTAATGCTAATGTCAAGTCTTCTGAGTTTCAATCAAATATTCTGGAAAATGAAA GAATTGGAGATGCTTCATCAGTTAATGCTAATACGCTCTTGGAAGCTCAAAAATATTATAGGCGCTTTTATAGGAAACGGCACAAGAAAGACTACGAGTGcaatatatgcaataaaagaTTTCCTTATCAttcactgtttgaaatacatcaaagaattcatACAGGAAAAAAACCGTTTCTATGTGATGTATGTAAGAAGAAGTTTTCCCAGCTGAGTAATTTGAATAAACATCAGAGAGTGCATACTGGTGAAAAACCCTATAAATGTGATGCATGTCAGAAGAGCTTTTCTGATTCAGGTAATTTGATTAAGCATGGAAGAGTTcatagagacaaaaaaaaactgatgtgtgcaaaaacatattttctcaATCAAGTCATCCAAAAGCACTAA